TGTCGGAGCGGACACTTTCTCTGATATTGCTGTCGTCAAAATCTCTTCAGAAAAAGTGACAACAGTAGCTGAGTTTGGTGATTCTAGCAAGTTAACCGTAGGAGAAACTGCTATTGCCATCGGTAGCCCGTTAGGTTCTGAATATGCTAATACTGTCACTCAAGGTATCGTATCTAGTCTCAATCGAAATGTATCTTTAAAATCTGAAGATGGGCAAGCCATTTCTACAAAAGCCATCCAAACTGATACTGCTATTAACCCAGGTAACTCTGGTGGCCCACTGATCAATATTCAAGGACAGGTTATCGGAATTACCTCAAGTAAAATTGCCACAAATGGAGGAACATCTGTAGAAGGTCTTGGTTTTGCAATCCCTGCCAATGATGCTATCAATATTATTGAACAGTTAGAAAAGAACGGAAAAGTGACTCGTCCAGCATTGGGAATTCAAATGGTCAATCTCTCAAATATTAATACAAGTGATATTAGAAGACTGAATATTCCAAGCAATGTAACATCTGGTGTAGTTGTTCGTTCTGTGCAGAGTAATATGCCTGCCAGTGGTCACCTTGAAAAATACGATGTTATTACAAAAGTAGATGACAAAGAGATTGCTTCATCAACAGACTTACAAAGTGCTCTTTACAATCATTCTATCGGAGATACCATTAAGATAACTTACTATCGTAACGGTAAAGAAGAAACTACATCTATTAAACTTGACAAGAGTTCAGGTGATTTAGAATCTTAATTGACATCTATGTAAAGAAAACTTTACATAAGAGAAAAGATGTGTTAGTGTAGAATCATGGAAAAATTTGAAATGATTTCTATCACAGATATACAAAAAAATCCCTATCAACCTCGAAAAGAATTTGATGGAGAAAAACTACAGGAACTAGCACAGTCTATCAAAGAAAATGGGGTCATTCAACCGATTATTGTTCGTCAATCTCCTGTTATTGGTTATGAAATCCTTGCAGGAGAGAGACGCTATCGGGCTTCACTTTTAGCTGGTCTAACGTCTATCCCAGCTGTTGTTAAACAGCTCTCAGACCAAGAAATGATGGTCCAGTCCATCATTGAAAATTTACAAAGAGAAAATTTAAATCCAATAGAAGAAGCACGCGCCTATGAATCTCTTATAGAGAAAGGATTTACCCATGCTGAAATTGCAGATAAAATGGGCAAGTCTCGTCCTTATATCAGCAACTCTATTCGCTTGCTTTCCTTGCCAGAACAGATCCTCTCAGAAGTAGAAAATGGCCAACTATCACAAGCACATGCGCGTTCGCTAGTTGGCTTGAATAAGAAACAACAAGACTATTTCTTTCAACGAATCATAGAGGAAGACATTTCTGTAAGGAAGTTAGAAGCTCTTCTGACAGAGAAAAAACAAAAGAAACAGCAAAAAAATGATTATTTCATACAAAATGAAGAAGAACAGTTAAAAAAACTACTCGGATTAGATGTGGAAATCAAACTGTCTAAAAAAGATAGTGGAAAAATTATTATTGCTTTCTCAAACAAAGAAGAATACAGTAGAATTATCAACAGCCTGAAATAAGGCTGTTCTTTTATTTTTTTATCTCACAAAGTTATCCACTGTTTTTTTTAGTCAAAAGCTTAAATAATCAACAATTTCTGATTTTATCCCCAACCTGTGGATAAAACTTGCTAACATTGTGGATTATTTTTCACAGCTTGTGGAAAATTCTTGCTATCTATGGTAAAATAAGTCTATCATTAAACTTTAGATAGTAAAGGAGGAAAAAGTA
This window of the Streptococcus sp. 116-D4 genome carries:
- a CDS encoding S1C family serine protease — translated: MKHLKTFYKKWFQLLVVIVISFISGALGSFSITQLTQKSGASSSNNNSTITQTAYKNENSTTQAVNKVKDAVVSVITYSSNRQNSVFGNDDTDTDSQQISSEGSGVIYKKNDKEAYIVTNNHVINGASKVDIRLSDGTKVPGEIVGADTFSDIAVVKISSEKVTTVAEFGDSSKLTVGETAIAIGSPLGSEYANTVTQGIVSSLNRNVSLKSEDGQAISTKAIQTDTAINPGNSGGPLINIQGQVIGITSSKIATNGGTSVEGLGFAIPANDAINIIEQLEKNGKVTRPALGIQMVNLSNINTSDIRRLNIPSNVTSGVVVRSVQSNMPASGHLEKYDVITKVDDKEIASSTDLQSALYNHSIGDTIKITYYRNGKEETTSIKLDKSSGDLES
- a CDS encoding ParB/RepB/Spo0J family partition protein, encoding MEKFEMISITDIQKNPYQPRKEFDGEKLQELAQSIKENGVIQPIIVRQSPVIGYEILAGERRYRASLLAGLTSIPAVVKQLSDQEMMVQSIIENLQRENLNPIEEARAYESLIEKGFTHAEIADKMGKSRPYISNSIRLLSLPEQILSEVENGQLSQAHARSLVGLNKKQQDYFFQRIIEEDISVRKLEALLTEKKQKKQQKNDYFIQNEEEQLKKLLGLDVEIKLSKKDSGKIIIAFSNKEEYSRIINSLK